The DNA window CTGCTTTTTAATATACTGGTCTTCGAATCTGATGGCGACCTCTCTTAAGATCTCTACAACAGTTGTGAGAGTTGTTTTTTCTGAAAGAAATCGGTTTAGAAGTCTTGATAAGAAGGCCTTTTCTCCTTTGCTTAGTTTATCAGAGAAATGACCAAGAATGTGGAGTATAGTATTGTAATGGGCTTTCTTAGAGGGTATCTTTTTGAGTGCCTGTTTAAAAAGGTTTTCGTAGGCCCTTTTTACTTCCAAGATGCCGAACCCTTTCCAGTTGGCGAGAATCTTACCCATTTCCTTGAGTTTTGACTGACTGTAGGTCAAAAGGAGATATTTGTATCTCGAGTGGAATTCAAGAAGGGCAGATATTTCCTCCTTTTGGAGAAAATTTTCTCTTAAGTCAGAGAGTGCGAAGATGCGCACCAAAAAGTTTCTACGGATATCAGGGTCTATTAAGCGTCCCTCATCTTCAATGGGTAGGTCGGGGAAACGTTCCATTGCCATCGTGGCGAATATACCGCTGGTTTTACCGATGATTCCTTTCCCGTCAAAATTGTGTAACTTGGCACTCTTTACTCCGCAACTGGGCGATTTTGACTTTAACAGAAAGCCGTCGATATTCTTGAGACTTTCTAAAAATTTTTGCGAGAACTCCACCATTGCATCTGTGTAATCTCGGTTCAACTTTAAGTCAACTACCCTTATGCGTCCTTCCTTTGTTCTGATCAGGTCTATAGGTGGCCTCGGCACCCCCAGTCCTATTTCTACTTCGGGACAGACGGGAATGTAGTTCACAAACTTTCCCAGTTTTTCAGCAAATTCGTCTCTTATAATACCACCATTGTACCTTACCGGTGAAATGTTTATGCACTTTGAAATTATTATGTTGGGTTTTGGGAAATTTTTAATTTCTTCCATCAGAAGGCCTTCTCGAGGATTTCCATAATTTCCCTTTCGCTGGCATCTTTCACGTTGAAGGACAAGGAGCCATCGCGAAGGGTGAGTTCCAAAACCCTTGGAAAATCTTCCCTTTTTGCCCCGGCTTTGCTCAAGGTGTTGGGTATTCCTGTTTTTTCTTCAAGAATTTTTTGTAGTTCTCTTATTTTTGCAACAAATCTTTTTGCCCTATCCCTTTCTGGTGTTTCTAAGTACTCCCTTTCACCGGCAAGGGGGAGTAGAAGTTCGGCGAGTTCCTCAGAGATCTTTTCAAAATTGTATTCAAGTACCCAGGGCAAAAAGATATTCATAGTGACCCCGTGATGGATATTCCACACTACCCCAGCGGAATGCCCAAGAGAATGAACAAGCCCCACCATTGAATTGGAAAAGGCAATGCCTGCGAAAAGGGAGGCGTTGGCAAGGGCAAGTCTTCCCTTGGAATCGCTGGGATTATCTAACACTTTCAAAAGATTTTCTGATATCAGTTTAATCGATAGCCAGGCAAAAACATCGGATACAGGATTCTTTTGTAGAGAGGTGTAGGCCTCGATGCTGTGGGTTAAGGCATCCATGGCTGTTGCTGCAGTGAGAAAAGGTGGTAGGGTTTTTGTCATTTTCACATCAAGTATGGCAACATTGGGAATGAGATGTTGAGATACGAAGAGCATCTTTATATCCCTTTCCCTGTCCTTGATAACAGCAACACAGGTAGCCTCAGAACCTGTTCCAGCTGTAGTGGGGATAACGATTAAAGGCCTCAATGGTTCTCTTATCACGTTTGCCCCCATAACCTCTCTAAGGTCATTGACCCGCAGAGATACTAAAAGGTTTGTCCCTTTCGCGGTGTCAATTACAGAACCTCCACCCACTGCAATGATTACGTCCCGATCGTTCTCAAGGTAAATCTTGGCAATTTTCTTTACCACGTTCAAGTCCGAATCCGGTGGTACTTCATCGAAAAGGATAAAATTTATTTGGTTCTCCTTTAAAACTTCCTCTACATGTTTGAAAATGCCAGCCTTTATGACACCCTTGTCAGTGATGAGCAGGGGCTTTGAAGTCTTTAAAAACTTCATCTCCCCGGGCAAATTGTCCAATGCATTTTCGCCCGAGAGAATTTTTACTGGGCTATAAAACTCAAAATATTGAGGTATTTTCATATTTGCCTCCTTAGCCTGTTACAAACCTTAAAA is part of the candidate division WOR-3 bacterium genome and encodes:
- a CDS encoding iron-containing alcohol dehydrogenase — protein: MKIPQYFEFYSPVKILSGENALDNLPGEMKFLKTSKPLLITDKGVIKAGIFKHVEEVLKENQINFILFDEVPPDSDLNVVKKIAKIYLENDRDVIIAVGGGSVIDTAKGTNLLVSLRVNDLREVMGANVIREPLRPLIVIPTTAGTGSEATCVAVIKDRERDIKMLFVSQHLIPNVAILDVKMTKTLPPFLTAATAMDALTHSIEAYTSLQKNPVSDVFAWLSIKLISENLLKVLDNPSDSKGRLALANASLFAGIAFSNSMVGLVHSLGHSAGVVWNIHHGVTMNIFLPWVLEYNFEKISEELAELLLPLAGEREYLETPERDRAKRFVAKIRELQKILEEKTGIPNTLSKAGAKREDFPRVLELTLRDGSLSFNVKDASEREIMEILEKAF
- a CDS encoding DUF523 and DUF1722 domain-containing protein, with the translated sequence MEEIKNFPKPNIIISKCINISPVRYNGGIIRDEFAEKLGKFVNYIPVCPEVEIGLGVPRPPIDLIRTKEGRIRVVDLKLNRDYTDAMVEFSQKFLESLKNIDGFLLKSKSPSCGVKSAKLHNFDGKGIIGKTSGIFATMAMERFPDLPIEDEGRLIDPDIRRNFLVRIFALSDLRENFLQKEEISALLEFHSRYKYLLLTYSQSKLKEMGKILANWKGFGILEVKRAYENLFKQALKKIPSKKAHYNTILHILGHFSDKLSKGEKAFLSRLLNRFLSEKTTLTTVVEILREVAIRFEDQYIKKQAYLYPYPEELEP